The Glycine soja cultivar W05 chromosome 15, ASM419377v2, whole genome shotgun sequence region AGGAGCTTTCCTCTTCTTAGACGCCATCTGCAAAAcataagacaaacacaagagattagcacaggttattttcacaaaaacagaaaaataaaactgaaattttgaCTGGGCACTTAGCGCAGCAGGCTgagcttagcgcgccttatgaAATTTTACTCAGGCACTAAGTGTAGCAGACTAGCGCTTAGCTCGAAGACACAGAGAACATTTTTTTCTGCAGAgtaggcttagcgcacagctGAGCAtagcctaagtctacaattttcaaaacCAAAGAGAGTTGGAGCTTAGCGCAGAATGGCGTGCTTAGCTCAACCTCAACTGAATAACACTCGGGCTTAGCACACAGGGCGTGCTTAGCCTAactacaaaaacttaaaagacagTGAGAGAGTTGAGCTTAGTGCAGCAGGGTGCTTAGCTCAACACACAACAAGGGCTTAGCGCACAGACGCGCTTAGCCTTATTCAAATGAAAACTTACAGAAGCAAATGGCACTTAGCCTGACAGGTCAAGCTTAGCGCTgaacaaaaattctcaaaacCTTAATGTCTGAATACTAGTcccgcttagcgcacagacaCGCTTAGCGGGCTCATCACTTATGTTCATCAGCAGGGATGAACGTGCTTAGCgtgacatggtccgcttagtgtgttcatctggaaatccaaaattttaacagttgcgatgaacaggctaagcgcacaggcacgcttagcgcgttcatcaCGATTTCTAGAAAGAACCACAGGGGTCTTCACCCCTTttcagccacattgcccctaatgggcttctaagTTACCAAAAATCCTACATTGACTAACCCTAAAACTAATAACCTTAACCTAACATCAACCAActaagaaaacaagaagtcatctatcctaaggtttgaagaataaaaaacaaaaatagaaatatgctaacttacttggattgttttTTAGATGAAGCAATGAAGATGCAGAGAAACAGTACACAAGAAGCAAAAAATACACAAATGCTCAAGGTGAGGAAGGTGCAGAGGTTTGGGTGCAAAGGTAACACCCAAAGTGCCTCTGCCTTTGATTTTTAACAACAGAAATTTGTATGGCACGCTTAGCGTtgtaaatcatgcaggttttgatgatgtcaaaaagaattttcttgaCAAAGGGGAAGAATGTGGATCATGcattgttttgatgatgtcgaaaagaaatcacttgattgtcatcatcaaaaagggggagaatgtgaatgtatgatgattttgatgatgccaaagaagaatcaaacaaggccgcttcaaaggataagcatttgcttcaagattaattcaagattgcttcaacaaacaaagccttgtttcaagatttactaaagatcaagccttgcctcaataCACAAtgggtttcaaagtcatgcaaggctctggtaatcgattaccaggaagtgtaatcgattaccagaagggaagGTTGAAAAAGAGCTattgaaaagggttttgaatttgaattttcaacatgtcatcgattaccatatgtctgtaatcgattaccaataatgaaactttagaaattcaaattcaaaagtcatgacccttcaaattataactgtaatcgattatataaacattgtaattgattaccagtggagagttttcagaaaaactgccaacattcacatattttcattggatttgtgaatggccatcaaaggcctataaataggtgacttgggcacgaattttgaagagagagttttgcttgttcaaaatgtcttatcctctcaaaaggaaatgagagagattccaagagaacttcattgccaaatgctctctcaaaagaaactcttgggcaaacacttgcaaatccattaagagtttctccatggacttcaattgtaatatccttctcttcaagagagaattcttctttctttcttctcattcaaagagattgattaagggactgagggtctcttaagttgtaagattcctgaacacacaagggatgggttgtccctgtgtggttcagactttgtaaacggatttttacaaagggagtggaaaatctcaagtgggttgcttgagtactggacgtaggcacggactttgccaaaccaatataaaaagtgtgtttgcattctctcttcccttatctcatttattttgttgcaatcaattttgtcttgcatgtttaaagaacattattaaattgattgttacttCTTCTACATTATAAGCttatccctcttaagttattgaggccgctGGTCCAACAAGTGTATAGCTGCGTTTAGCGTGCCTACGTGACGTTTGAGTTTAAAACCCAAGCACTTAGCCTAGccttgcgctaagcccaacttgaagttgtaaAATCCAGTAAGCATCTGGGGCTTAGCGCTGTAGGCTGCGCTTAGCGCTTTCTGCAACACCAAATTTTTCTGCAATATGCGCTTAGCCTGAGATATAAGTCTTAGCGTAccatcaagcttcaacttatAGAGAGTAGTTCAGGCTTAGCGCAACAAGCGCACTTCCAAGAATTCAAAACCCGTAAGAGATTGGCGCTTAGCACCTCCTGGCCCGCTAAGCCCAGCTTAAAAAATCAAGTTACAGAATGGATCTGGGGCTTAGCACAAGATAGCGCGCTTAGTGCTGCTACAATAAAAATTTTCCCATGAAGAAGTGGCGCTTAGTGCATCATCCATGCTAAGCCCACTGGTTAAATTTCAATGACCGCAAAGATGTGGGGCTTAGCGTAGTGATGTGCGCTTAGCTGAACTATTTAGCCAATCAATCAGGGGtctatgcgcttagcgcgagcaagCTCGGCTTAGCACATGAAGACTGAGTGCTTAGCGCAAGGACTGTGCTTAGCGGATAGACAAttgcaaaaaaatttctaagtctTTTTCTGTCTATCTCTTCACACAAGCTCAAAACTCcttgttcattactaaacaagttgaaattaatcacaatcacaagcaagatatcctaactacatgcaagagataagaatgaaagttaggaaagggaaagaaaagccgggttgcctcctagtaagcgctcttttaacgtcactagcttgacgcatcGTCCTATTATCCAAGATCCAAAAGAGTTCCTACTTCAAGGACCTTCTTCTCAGGTCTcttttcctccatcacatgCACTTTAAGACAAACATTTTGGCTAGGTGGATCTTTGTCCTCCTAGAACAAATAAAAGCTGATCTTCTAATCTTCTATGCCCATTTGCAGTATCTTTTTTCCCATGTCCACCATATAACTTGCAGTAGACATGAATGGGCggccaagaatgagaggaatgtCAGCATCCTCTTCTATGTGCATGACAACGAAATCAGCCGGGAATATAAGGTGTTTAACCTTCACCAGAacatcttcaatgactccatatGGCCTTGTGATGGAGCGGTCAACTAATTGGAGGGTCATGCATGTTggcattatctctatctctccaagtTGTTGGCACATGGAAagaggcattaaattgatactagctccTAAGTCTATGACAACTTTGCCTACAACAACCTCACCGATAGAACACGATATTGTGACAactccaggatctttgtgcttgggtggaagaaTGCGTTGAATAACAGCACTACAGTTACCTTCCATAGCAATTCtgtcactatggatgtaccggttcttcttggttaacatatccttcaaaaatttTGCATAGAGGGGCATTTGCTGAAGTGTTTCTCCAAATGGCaaagtaatttccagtttcttgaagatatcatgAAATATGGCCAAATGTCGCTCTTTATCTTTCCGAGAGGGTACCAATGGATAAGGTACCTCCTTGCATTCAATAGGAGtagcctctttcttcttttctatgtTAGCCTCACTCTTGCCCTTCTTCTTATCAATCTCAACAACCTTctcttttagtttttcatttttcaactttttttctttttcttttgtttcttcttctttttcttccttcttctttattttctcttgacaatctcttattggtgtctctccttcttcatcaccttctgcttcctcaacaatttcttcaagttcaacTAAATCATCAACCGGTTCCAGTGCCAATTCATCAACAACTGTTGTTTAAATCCCGCCACCTTCTGATCAGCTCTACTTTCCTCTGCTTGAATCACCATTttgcttctagtcatcacagctttgcaCTCTTCTTTAGGATTTTTCTCAATGTTTGCTGTAAAGCTGTTTGATGATCTTTCAGCTAATTGCTTTGCAAGCTGGCCCACATGGAGTTCCAAATTCTTAATTGCAGACTCAGTGCTCTTTTGGTTAGACATTGACACTTGCATGAATTGAactagagtctcttccagctttgtGGTTCGGTCATAGAGACTTGGCATCTACTGTTGTGGCCTTGTAGATGAACCATCCTGGTCTTTGTTAAATTGGTTACCAGGGTGATTTTGCCACTGTCTCTGCTATTGATACTGCTGGTTGTTCTGAAATCCTGGGAATCCACTTGTATTGAAATTTCCTCTGGGCTGATTCCCCATATAGTTGACTTCATGTGCAATTTGCTCTTTATAAGGGATGCAACGTCCATATTCATGAGCTCCACCACAAATTGTAcatcctgcaacctgcaaaatagaagaatgtgaagTTTGTGCAGAATGAAGCTaagttggcaacttactgagTGTTTCTGTTAGTGTCTCGAGTTGCTTAGACAATAACTTGTTTTGTTTCAACAAAGCGTCCTGTGAGGTTAGCTCCAATAAACTCTTCTTGGTAGGAATATGGGCTTGGTCTCTCAAAATGGCTATGTCACTAGCAGTCATGCTTTCAATGAAGTCAATTGCTTCGTCAGGGGTCTTCATTTTGATCTTACCCCTAACTAAAGCATCCAAGAGCTGCTTAGATTGTGGTCTCAACCCATCTATGAATATGTTGAGCTGTATTGGTTTTGAAAAACCGTGAGTGGGAGTCTTCAGCAATAAACCTCTGAATCTTTCAAGTGCCTCACTCAACGATTCATCTGGAAACTGGTGGAAGGAAGGGATGGCAGCTTTGCCTTCTGCAGTCTTCGATTCAGGGAAGTACTTCTTCAAGAACTTTTCTACTACTTCATCCCATGACTTCAGACTGTTTCCTTTAAAATAATGAAGCCATCTCTTAGCTTCTCCagataaagaaaatgagaacagACTCAACTTGATTGCATCCGCAGAAACACCTGCTTacctaatagtattgcatatctTTATATAGGTAGCCAAGTGAGCATAAGGGTCTTCAATGGGtaaaccatgaaacaaattattttgaatcagcTGTATCAAAGAAGGAGGATATGTGATGGTCTGAGATTGAACTTCTGGTTGTGCAATactagtgaaaaattgtggcacagtagaacttgaataatcctccagggttactcttcttggctcttcagccatgattGGGTCTTAAACAGGTTCTATATGAGAATGCCCTGCagtaggaaaactagaagatgcctcggAAGATCGAGGTTCTTTTTCTGGAGTTGCTGCTGCTTCTAAATCCTGCAAAAAAAATTCTGATTCTCTCTGAATTATGCCTTCTACAGGtggcgttaatctccaaatcaatgggaatcaaatcacctgcaatagatcttctttgcatacaagaaaatcaaacaacaattatctagttcaaaagaacaatgaatgtacggtaactaaaatataaacaaaagaatcgatgaattaaagagaaaaatataaagcaatgtcgtaaaactgaactaaacttttcTTAAATCTAGTTCCCCAGCAACGacgccataaatactttgttggatttcccctgcagttactttttggtccactttttctttatacaaatatgttcaagggaaatccggtttgcCAAAAAGCGCAccagatcgtcaagtatttaaaattaaaacagatgaatccgagtatcgaacttagGGAACTAGTCTAAGACagggttaaattcagaaataagacattgttgaaagaaacattgataattgatgatttagaacaggattaaactaagtctaggctaaaaatagtaaaactgcaaataagtaaaattgacagcagtaggtagaagtgttgggtctttctaaaaGACCGGTTGATGcatataaagatgtttctctaatcaatcatgcttttgtgttctatgttgtagcctaaattactaaacctcgacccctagttagactgaatcaatccaagctccgtcctcagatccctcttgttggactaggctcaatttagacagccttcctaggtttagactaactaaAACTAAGCTTCATACTCAGATatctcttgttggactaaactcagcttaaatagcttacgaaagtttagactaatttagcctaagctttatcctcagatccctcttgttggactagacttagaccaaacaacattattgtaacaacatatttaaaagaaaaacttaatccgcaaatccctcttgtatgactaagtttcaattctgcttcattcaagttctaaggcaacaatacatttcccaatgttaaAATCACCTAGCTAGgcacacaaatggttgatcagaccaagagcatacatAATTTATGtactgaaagaagcattgaacacaagaaacacaatcaattagatattaaaataattacatcagCTGCTCAATAGAAATccctgttagtcgatgaatacaactaacttttgtgtaagaaatctgtgaaaattgtatctaactcctcccatttatggttattttgtaatgttgtaattactttttgttaaatataggtaataaatacttagtactcccattttgtatatttaataatcatttcctttcaatttcaggttaattaggctagtttgtgaagtgttgattttgatatgctcgctaagccaatctgtcgGCTTAGTGAGCCATCTGCTGAGCGCACCATTCTTGCGGTTGAGCGCGAGGAaaaatctggaagaaggatgagctggacACATGTGCTAAGCGAGGGCTAATCCCACTAAGTGCACTGCTTGCATGCATCCGCTAAGCAAGAAGACGAGCGCTAAGTTGAAATTCACTTATGCTCGCTAAGCGATCCAGAGTTGTGCTAAGCGCACAAGcaccaacaaggccacctatttaagcctgaaatcagaaatggaAAGGAAGTTTGGGCAATTCTCAAAGCTTCTGCATGgttagagatttctagagagagaaaagttcaagttccaaagagttttgagagcttttgctaTGCGAAGACTGTCAGAGAACagaagaggaagccatcctgaaagcatgagatgagtctgtgagtgattttgaggttctagaggtagaggagacatccccactacttgcatttattcaatccttcatttttatcTTCTCTTTATTGTAAAGGAAGTTTCCCatatatggagagctaaatcctctgttggttcttccttgtaggtacttgatgtaaatacttgtatatctatttaatgatgttttatgtgttctctgtgctatcagtacgtcatttcagtgtgttttttccttgatcatgtagatgcatgctttgttaggatcattcaacagtgaaaactggtctgattcttagaacttgataggatggggctagtttatcgtattatcacgagggatcggggtatggtaacctagttgtttgtatgtttgtcttaatgcggttctggtcgagttcagtccaacaagaggaatctgaggacgatgtttgatcaggattaggctagactatcacgaggaatcggggtttagcatttcaggagacaccatagaacacatgagtattgttaagtagagaatatcctaataggaagaccaacgcattgtctacttgtctttacacatcattactcacgtgattttcctttttaatagttagtttacacacctgttcatagCCCACACATATCgtttcatactagacacctattcactgaatatagctttaccaagtaacacaagttccccgagagttcgatactcggttcatatcgttttatactacttgtgtgatccggtgcacttgccgggttCAAccaatccccaacaagggtgtttagccagccattacagaaaaacccctaataataataatgagattacaaaacctaggtatctttGCAAAAGTTGCTCCTCTTGCTTCCTCTAGAGCTCTTTTCCCAAAATAGGCACTACGGTGTGCTCTGGAATGTTGTAAAACTCTGCTGTAAAAGTTCTGTACAAGGtggtaccctaattctgcacaagacaggctttaaataggctctaaatTTGTGATGTtgtgcttagcgccaccctcacgCTTAGCGCGCGTAAGTATATTTGAGCTTAGCACCAGTtgtgcgctgagcctggctgaagacaactgTTGTGCTTAGTGCATTGATCTCGTGCTTAGCACGCAGCCTTGATATTGATGATATGCTAGATTCTTCTATTGCGCTAAGTGCGCTGAAGCTCCGCTTAGCAgtggatgcgcgcttagcccactgatgagctaagctcaactgccagttttagcacttcatgacttagcctctttttcacctgaaattgtacatatttcatcattaaatccaatggacatattctagagacaactttaacaataaaacaagatttattaacaaaagtcactacaaaataaccataaattggggaactatacaagttttggaaaatattttatatacaaaagttagtcgtataagacaaTTAACAGGAAACCTGATCTACCACCACCAGGAATTATGTCCAATCATTCAGGTTTGATGTAATTATTTACATTATCAGGGAAATCCTTCAGAAGATCATATGGCTCAAGATTCTTCAACCCAGGTCTGCATGCTTAATTGTTTTCTTTCCTTACTCTGTTGTGTGATTACATTTTCTCTTATgtcaactgtcgcaacctacccttcggcgggagggcgacgcgagactcacgggtgcatcttccaaggaaggaaaacgcgcgaagtcgccacgaacgtttattcaaggaaaatgtcagaaaaatcggaaaggtgtggtctacgaactttaagtgtgaaaggtacGGGAGTTgaatttacgcacggggaaggtattagcaccccacgcgtcagtcacaagggacgacagcctttaatcaagtgtgcaaatatgacttcaatttgttttattttccctttttttacgtttttatgtctttttatgctttttgtattttttacctttttgtggtcgacaagggtgtttcccttgctcctacgtattccttaattgtgataaggaaatcagacctacgtagttttttgagaactgaacgttggctaagttgtttttatctttttttcaagatatattttgaccaaacaaaagtcgtttaaggcattggaccattaaacgatcttttgattttgaaaggagagaaacgttaaggcgtaggaccattaacgatctcttgtttttgaaaggagagaaacgttaaggcgttggaccattaacgatctcttggggtggtcgacaaaagcaagacttttgctcctatgtatcctcaattgcgatgaggaaatcagacctacgtagttcttgcaaaaagcggtaaagttacatgtttattttatgcttttgaacggtccatgttaaccgataaaagcaaagaggaccgtttaaggcgttggaccttagaacggtttttagtgatttttgcggacaaagcttgatttgtgagttgattttagccttagtttcactttggttattagtcaattgatcaaaggaaacttccaaagaaaacgtccaattgatttttttttattattttattcaaagatatttttgattattttattattatttttgctttttttggtttaaccgaggttacaacatGAACGATcgattagattttgttttaacagtgattaaacgagattacaatgcaaatgatcggttgaaattcattttatcatttattaggtgagaaaacggcttaaaggataggttaaagctcgttaaaaacggaagaaaagaaactgaaggtgaacgaaataaagaggaaagcttaaaaaacaagaaatgaattgaaagtcttagattcaaaaacttacctattgaagaacgaagaacggatgaagaatggtgaagaacgatggaaaaccttcacggattcgCTATTTGCACCCCGCCATTAGAACAACCCCCtttcgcctatttataggaaaaagggggaggaggttgccgcccagcttgccCAGATGAGTAGGGtggcttcctccaaaagcaaaCCTGCTTCGAAAATGCTCTGGAAGacccaaattcaaaatttcaaaaattgctatttgcacaccgccattttgataagttcaccccgtTCTTTTGTGatttacgaaaaagttacggaagccttacggaagcatataggacttgattttcttctttttttctcttccctctcacccatattaagtgaaatatgcttatttaggattATGAGAATTTTACGAAATCATTACGGGAGTCCTGGAAGCCCCAACagacattttttaacaaaaacgggggaggtggttgccgcccaggtcgcccaggcgagctcagctcgcccaagaGAGCttggttgcttccaccttaagcaaggaaatgcccagaatcctctagaagggcccataTTTgataattgctatttgcacccccccattttactaaatacatcccccttttgcttttttgctgattctttttccgtaacgttacggaactttacgaattacaaGGCGATACtggttttctttccataatgtcgcgaaaccttacggattgtgcaacaatccTTTCTTggacttctggaatgttgcaaaactttacggattgcgcaacaatgcttcctttcgactttcggcatgtcgcgg contains the following coding sequences:
- the LOC114386077 gene encoding uncharacterized protein LOC114386077, which codes for MEGNCSAVIQRILPPKHKDPGVVTISCSIGEVVVGKVVIDLGASINLMPLSMCQQLGEIEIMPTCMTLQLVDRSITRPYGVIEDVLVKVKHLIFPADFVVMHIEEDADIPLILGRPFMSTASYMVDMGKKILQMGIED